From the Motacilla alba alba isolate MOTALB_02 chromosome 1, Motacilla_alba_V1.0_pri, whole genome shotgun sequence genome, the window GTAAGTGTCCACCATCAAATCTAAGTCATGTTTTATGTCAAGGTTTATGTTCAGCAAAGCAAGGTTGCTTGACCTTTGCCCTGTCAAGGTGTTTTTCAGGTATGCCTTTAAGCGCTTTCGTCCTAGTCCGTATTTTTCATTCTCCACCTTCATCACTGGAAGTAAGCACAAGACTTTAAGCAATGCATAAACATTAGGGAAAAACTTTATGTCTGGCAAGTGAAGTGCTTCATAAATAGTAGCTGGAAGTTCAAtatcttttcctctgtgcttccaCTTGATTCTCCAACAGTGAAGCTCAGCAGAAAGTGTATCTGGATTGGGCAAGTCATTTTTGAACATGTCAGCATGATGCTCCTCAGACGTATTGAATTTGAGCTGTCCCATGACTGAGGGCACTAATGATAAACATTTAAGAGCTTTTAAATGTTGTTCtgagaaaatatcttttaattCTTGAATAATATGCTCTACTGTTGGGACACTTAGGATTTCTTTGTAGTAATTTTCTGATGTCATATCAGGGTCGAAGTTCCCCTGTTGTGCCCTGAGAAATTTTCCTGGGAGTTTAATTTGTACATCCAGTTTTGTAGCCAAATTTGTGGCTTCCTCAAACCAAAATTCATGGTAAACTTCAATATTCTCCATCACTTCATTCAGAGAGTGCAATACTGCTGTTAAGCTGCCAGCTGCGAAGAACACATCTGATGTTTGTCCCTGGAGATTTCTTCCAAATGCTCTTGTAAAAGACAgaacatttttcataattacAATAGTGACAATGAAATCAAAATCTGTTAGTGCACTTGAAAGTACAAATGCTCGACCAACAATGAAGTTGTTCCACCTGACAGAAAAGTCACTGCTCACAGCATCCAAGCACAGTACCAGTGCTTGCAGGAGGTCCACTAATACCTCAAAAGTATCATGCCTGCCTGTCCACTGAGAACGGCAGATCTTCTTCAACTCATTACCCTTTTCGTCGTTGTcctgaaaaagagcagaaattgtATTGTCCAGTTCTACTAGTAATTGTGGAGACTGATTAAAAAGACAGCAAACTTCTTCAATTGTTCCTAATGCAATGGAAACacccacaacaggaacagattTTGCCAGCCAAACATTTAAGGCACATGAGGAACACAGCGTATACACAGCTTGTGGATACTTTTCCAAGAGTCTTGTAGCCACAACTTTCATTTTAGAAGCAAATCCACTGGAGACAATGTAGGCTTGACCCCGGCAGTACTCCATGTTTAGACCCCACTTTTCAGTAATAGTTGCGTGGAATTTAACAGCTAAAATTTCAGGATCAGCCTCATATGGTAAAAACCCTATGAATTCTTCTCTTAGATTGTGAGAATCATCAACAAATCTCACTAACACTGGCAAATGTTCCTCACCTGCTATGTCTACTACTTCATCGGTGACAATAGAAAAGAAGTGCGAGTCTCTTACTTCCCTCAGTGTCTCCTCTCTAACACAGTTTTCACAGATCTCAAGCATTTGCTTCTGCTGAGTTTTCGAACAATACTCAAGGTTGACTGCAGTCATCTCAAATCGTTTCCTCAGAACTTCATCGCCACCATTTATTCTGTATTCCAGTAGAGCCTGAAAGTTATCTGAAGTAAAAATACCTTCTGGAAGTTCGTCAACATTATGGCCATCCAATGGAATATTTTGTTTACCCATTAAGatcaaaatttcaaataatgatTTAAGGtaatctttgttttctctttcttccagtGTTAAGGGGacagccttttcctcttgttcttcccctccttcctctgagGCAGTATTTTGCTCATTGTTTTCATTTGATTCTTGAGTTGCCTGTTTCCGTTCAAAAGCATCATCAactacaaaatgaaaatactgtaagtgtcaaaaataaaatataacatttaCTTGCCCATTACCTTTAAGATACCAGAGTCCAGAGAAGAATGTTTCCAGTTTAAAAGTGAATGAGTATTTTGGAAACAATTTAGACTGGCTGGCTGAATCAAGAAGGAACTCAATTATCCTCCTGCTATAATAAATGAATAGTTATGAGTCCTGCATTACCTCATCAGCCTTAGCAAATAAAGTTATTACCTCAATTATTTTGATCACTTACTCTTTTGCTGCTTCAATGTTCTTATTTCATCTTCACTcttaaaagaacaaacaaaaagaacttATATTGATGACAATGTCTAACATGTCACCTTAAAATATTACCATATCAAGATCAGATAAAAATACTGTAGATGAGACCAGTTAACATTTGCCAAAAAGTGCTAGAAATTCTAACACCAGGAGGTTTCTTGAGGTGGTTTATTACAGCCATGACATATATATGACATGTATCTACTAACTGTATGAGAACATTTGTATTAGGAGGTTCTTCAATATGTATCATTATTAGTAAATAGATTCCATTAAATATTCTATTGCAATTTGGTAATATGCTGCCAATAGTCAGAACTATCTTTAACTCCATTTTCAGTCAATAGATGCAACCAAACTCACAAAGAAGTATTTAGAAATTGTCTGCAATTTTTCAAGTATAAACAGAGATAAGGAGTGGAATTCCTCTTAATTGTCAGTTGTCAGTATACTTATAACTATGGAGACATTTTCTCCCCTAAATGACACACAAGACACAATCCCACAAAAAATTTCTCAATCTTGGTTTTATCCATGGATCATTTTTTCACAACAATAAGCTAAAACAAGCATGTCTGAATTGATTCAGATTTCAGAAGTTAAATGGGTGAACCAAAGATCACAATCAACATGCAGCAAGAATTTTGGGATATCAAGCTTCAGTTGTGTTCAGCTGGCAGTGTAgtaacaaggaaaagaaaactataCATTTGATTTAGATGAAAGAATCAGCTCTGGACCAACACATTTAATTTTCCGGATTATTTCTTCAGAACTTCCTTAGATAAAATTTTTATCATGCATTTGACTAATAATCAACAAAAAAGATACAGGAATAGGtagcacagaaaatacaaacactCAAGaggctaaatatttttttttcacatttctgtgtaAAAGTTTCACATTAGCTTACTTgtcatcttttcttttaataataaaccaataattttacattaaaaacttACCAGCTCTTTTATCCTTTTCCTATGTCTGCTGTGGGGATTGTTCAGGTGACTTGTAAGATCAAATATAGTTGGCACAGCGTTATCCCGTAAAACCGTTCTGTAGGGGCTCTGccagaaaacaaacatctcAACTAGGGAATTCTTTGAGAAATTTCAGAtactgttcctttttttttctctccttcttttcttgtttATGTTATTATTCTAAAGTACTTTGACTTTTTGATGTTACCACAGAGAAAGCTAAACTATGCAACTTACatttcaggaatatcaagagAACACTGAAAACAGGAAGACAGATACTACAGAAAACTCCAATCCAAActacaaatacttttttttttgtccccattATCTTTATATCAAAGACCCTGGAtgcaataattttaatttacttcagtattatgattttttttaaaaataaacattctggttaaaaaagacatttatgcatcagaaaggaaacattttgttaCTATTGTGTTTTGGGTTTAATCACTTATTTCACAATTCTAGAAACATTTCATTGTGAAAATGttcatttgcttctttttgtagAACTATGAAGTCCACCAAGCACTACTGTGAAAGATGATATTGAGGGAAAATTTATCtgtgaataaaaagaaaataagaaaagactTCTAGATGATCATGTAAGTGCTCccagttaaaaaatatttaaagtaaaatgttATATTTGGATATTCTGTAAACCTGTGTTGCCTATACTGGCTAATTTATACTAAGTACAAAATTGTAACGGATGTCATCTTGTCATTAGattgaaatacatttcaaaCAAACCCAGTTCATAGTGTTTCCTTTCAGAGTCATAATTACTTCcaattttcatctgtttcaggGATGATGGCTAATTAGACACCTCATCACGTGTAATACCACTAGGATTTCAGAGTTTGACCTGCATATTTTAATTATCCTTCATAACTAAAAGATCCATTTTGCTTATGTACCAGAGTGAAATTCAGCCTAGAAATTAAAACTTGATACAAAGTCCCAAGTCCACCCTTTCCTACTCTTATGCAAACTGTTAAAATCATATTGTTGACAAAAAGAACTGAAAGTTATTACTTCATTAACAGAAAACAGTGCCTTGACTTTAGTTGGATGAAAATGCAACAGGAAATTATAGCTTGACAGAATGTAAAGAGTGTTTAAATCTTGTGGCCACAACAGAGTGCAATTTAACCAAATCACACTATGTACACACTTCAGGAACAGGACATtaataagtttaaaaattagAGACATGCAAAATTACACCCAATAAACTTATATAATATTGTAATCTCTAGTGAAACAAGGAAAGCAGTGCAGTGAGGGACAGTGTTCAACAAACACATTAAACTTCCAGGAGCAtcactttttctctctcctctgacTGTTCATCTTCATTAGCATTTTCAATGGCTGAGAGCCTGTGTGGAGCCCCAGACAATGGCAGTGATCCCAATTAAGactaagaaattaattttcctagGGACGAGTTACCCAGGAGCTGAAAGATTAAAAGGCAGCATTCTGGTGAAAAATGTCAGTCACATTTTGCAAGATGCAGTAAACAAATGCTTGTTTTTACTTACACTTCTGCATATCATAGAAGTCTCAAAATGTTTAGCGCACAATCTGTAGTGCTTGTTGAGTTGATCTGGAGTTTTATCTTCTAAATCTGCCCTTCGACAGTTCTCTACCCATCTCTGACATCTGCATGTAAGGAGAAGAATTAGATAATCTTAGGATAAAACAAAATCCCTTACAATTTCAAACCATATTCAAAACTGGAGCACAAGTGAGTGCAACTGACCTTGATACAAGGCTCAGGAAAGTTCTTTACAACTTCCTTTGGAACATCCCATCAAATTTTTGTAAAAAgtactttttctgcttttgctcacCACTCAACATCACCCCATCGAATTCAGGAGTCTTTTCCCTTAATTTATATATTCTTGCCTTTGTCATGCACAGACACGCACACAGAGCAGACTGTAGCACAGTTGCTCATGAAACATAACTATTTAATTCTAAAGAATTTGctcttagaaagaaaaattaaaaaccaaagaTGTGTGCTTGTAGCCTAAAGTCATAACACTTTCTAGGCAGTTTTTAAGATAGCTGTCTTTTCCATCTCCCTTCAAAATATAGTATGCTTCCTATTTATTGTGGTCACTGGGGGAGTCTAGAGTAGATTTATGAAAGTGAAATAATAACAATAGAAAAGCAACCATTCCACATACAATGCTTCCATGCCTGAAGAAAGTTCTCCTTAGATATGTATTTTTACATGTATTTACTTTTGCTTTGGATTAGATCTCCAAGATATACCAcaaagatgaagaaatatttcctttactGACAGGACTCCATTTAGGTATGCAAGAGACTTTCTCTTCTGGTGAGTAAACCACTTGCAGTAATTGATGCAAATGCAGTAGCCAGCTTCAACTTCCCCTAATGGGGTATACTCTGTCACTCTGATACTTGTTTTGTTGCTAGAAGTTAGAAGAAAGCAATTTTACTATTACTTTTGACCGCAAACATGAAATTATTGTTTATAGCTGtaaggagggagaaaagcaaCTAGTGATTACTCAACAAATAAGAACAAAGGCTGCCTTGTCAGATGTTTTGGTGGGCAGCCCAGATGAGGAAATCACAGGTCTGAGTGGATTCACCTCTGCTTTAGCTCAGTACAGGGCAATTGTGCAGATGAAAGAGGGGAATCTTTGATTCTGATCTCTGCTGGCTGAAACATTTGcaaatctcaatttttttgctcatgcaaaatatgaaaataatagtGACACCAAATGccataaatcaaaataatttctactaTTGCTCTTGGAGACCTATACAGAGTATGCTTAGTAATGacttaaggaaagaaaacaatgttttaaaaaatctgattttttggCACAACAGATCTTGCACTCTTGTCTTGGCAGTGCAATCACCCCAAAAAGAGAACAGGGGAGCTTTCTTCACTTAATCAAATGATATAAACACTCTTTTAAAGTGGGAGACCTGTAGCATGTAAATTGACTCTGGCTCTCAGACTTTCTCAGTGGGTGTCGACTACTAAACAACTCATTAAACATGATCACAAAGGCTGAGAAGCCTCCTCTGTAGTTAGTGGGGAGGGTTTCAGTCCAGAGAAGGAGCCTGACCCCATGGTCTTACCTGCTTCTCTCATTGATTCAGGGAAGCTGACAAACACTGAGAGAGAGCAAAGCCAAAGCTCCTTACATTATGTTAACTCCCCTGAATCACCTCCTGGCAACCACAGGGAGACTAACTGGTGGCAGGAATGGTCCATTCAGAACTGGCACACAGTTGTCAAGGGCAGGCAAACATCAGCCCTGAATTCTTTGCCCTCCCATGTTAATGCCAACCAAAGAACCTAAGTAGGTACTTAGTAAGTAGTACTTAGTAATAGTCAAGGATCAGTTCAATGAGTGACAGCAAGAGATACCACCAGCTCTTCAGAGGGGGCTTACTCAAAAATGAGTCCCACACAGATTTCATTAACCACTCAATACTCCTTTcctgatgccttaagttttagctttcataatATCTGATTTTGTACTGCATTAGTAcataactctgaacttcataaaaagtgttagcaagttctcctcacagtttagttagacaaaacaatccttttccagctggagaaccaaggacaccattgcagcttcaggcctgAAAAGTATAAACAGCAAACtgaggagagcaatctgggtggatgggacttcataacctgcagctgtaattggacaattaaccctAATATGCAAAAGGACCAAAACttacaaaagtgtgaaaacatGTGAACTGTTGTTCAACATGGGTGTAgcctcagccaggctcttgtGCTGCCAAAGGTgtattctttttaataaaaacctaCTTTACTCTTTtaacactgtctagcctctgttctaggtagcctctcaaggcatcattCCCTTACAAAGTTCTTCAACAGTTGCACGAAAACTcgctgtggctgctgccttttttgCTGAAGTAAACACTGCCTGTGATGCCAAATGATTTATGcctgttttctttaatatattctCTGTAGTCttacacatatatttataacTTTGTAGCCTATAGTTCTATTTGTGGCTAGTTTTCCCAGTAGTTTACCATACCTTTTCcctaggcagaaaaaaacccacgtTCCAAGGCCCCCATCCTATCTTGGCTCCGTCTGGGAACCAAGACCAAAAACCAGCTCTTCAAGACACATTTTCACAAACATTTAGTTCCCATCtaaggaagagggaagggggGGGGAGGTGCGGGCAGGATTCAAAGGAGGTTGGACTGAGGGAAATGGCATCACCTCTTATGTCCCtaattggtgatttttttcaattatgcTGATTTGCTAAACTTTTAAAACTCTTCACCCATGAGGGGTGGGCATTTCATGGACATTTTTCCATATCTGCCCCTGGAGGCCTCCAATGAAGACCAGCCTTTGTGTTACCTCCTATACTAATATTATCTAAGGGgtatgttattttatttctaggtTCTTTAAGACATCACCTGGGCACATGATCCAAAAGAAGCCCTTGGTGTTCAGAGCCCTGGTTGGAGGATCCTAACTACACAATCCtagaggtttgggttggaaaggaccttacaGCCCATCTTGTTCCaggccctgccatgggcagggacaccttccactagacctggctgctccaagccccatcaagcctggccttgaacattcccagggataggacagccacagcttctctgggcaacctgtgccagggcttcatcaccctcacagggaggaatttcttcccaatacctaatctaaatttcccctctttcgTATCATGGATCAGACATGAGCACCAAGCTTCTCAAACCACTGGAGCAGCATATCAGCAACCAGAGTTCTAGAAATTTAGGAAGCTCTAATGGCAAAGGCTGAAATGTTGACATTCTCCCAGGACTAAAAGGACTAACAGGACTAAAAGGAGATGACAGGTTATATGACTGAACTCAAACCTGAAAACTCCATCTGAGTCTGAATTCAGCCCTTCACTCTCACTGTGAATTTGGTTCCAAATAGAACACTCTCTGAGGAATGgaataacaaagaaaaaggaagtcAGACCCATGAGATCACCCACTACAGCTCTGCATGGTATTATCCAAGAAGCAACTAGAAACAACTTAGAATAAAATTATGTATTAACTTTTATCAAATCTTTCAGTATTCATCTAACACATACCATATACTGTTACACAAGTCCTTCCCTTGCAATATATTTGGCACAAATTAAAAGCTATCTCAATGCAATATATTACACCACTGCTGTTGAGGAGTACACCCAATGCAAGCAGCTTTAGTCTTTGCAGGCCGTGAAGTGGTACTGACCTTGTGCCTAACAAAGTCCTGTGCAAATGGCTGGCTGGGGGTGGCTGGTCCTGCCTTGGATCACCACAGCCCCCCACAGAGGTACAGGCTTAGGGCAGAGTGGCCGGAAAGCTGACTGTTAGAAAGGCCCggggggtgctggtcaacagtGGCTGAATATGAGCCCAGGTGCGCCCAGGTGAGCAAGAAGTCAAAGGGTACCTGGCCTGTACCAGCCATGGTGCGGCCACAGGCCCAGCACAGTGACTGTCCCTCTCTGTGGGGCACTGGTGAGGCGCTTCCAATCCTGGGGTCAGTTTTGGGATCCCTGCAACCTTGATGtaggtgctggagtgtgtccagagaagggagtggagctggggaagggtctggagtaccaggagcagctgatggagctgcagtggctcagcctggaga encodes:
- the THAP12 gene encoding 52 kDa repressor of the inhibitor of the protein kinase isoform X2; translation: MQGLAVKVIQTSGCLVHARCQRWVENCRRADLEDKTPDQLNKHYRLCAKHFETSMICRSSPYRTVLRDNAVPTIFDLTSHLNNPHSRHRKRIKELSEDEIRTLKQQKIDDAFERKQATQESNENNEQNTASEEGGEEQEEKAVPLTLEERENKDYLKSLFEILILMGKQNIPLDGHNVDELPEGIFTSDNFQALLEYRINGGDEVLRKRFEMTAVNLEYCSKTQQKQMLEICENCVREETLREVRDSHFFSIVTDEVVDIAGEEHLPVLVRFVDDSHNLREEFIGFLPYEADPEILAVKFHATITEKWGLNMEYCRGQAYIVSSGFASKMKVVATRLLEKYPQAVYTLCSSCALNVWLAKSVPVVGVSIALGTIEEVCCLFNQSPQLLVELDNTISALFQDNDEKGNELKKICRSQWTGRHDTFEVLVDLLQALVLCLDAVSSDFSVRWNNFIVGRAFVLSSALTDFDFIVTIVIMKNVLSFTRAFGRNLQGQTSDVFFAAGSLTAVLHSLNEVMENIEVYHEFWFEEATNLATKLDVQIKLPGKFLRAQQGNFDPDMTSENYYKEILSVPTVEHIIQELKDIFSEQHLKALKCLSLVPSVMGQLKFNTSEEHHADMFKNDLPNPDTLSAELHCWRIKWKHRGKDIELPATIYEALHLPDIKFFPNVYALLKVLCLLPVMKVENEKYGLGRKRLKAYLKNTLTGQRSSNLALLNINLDIKHDLDLMVDTYIKLYPDKVEFQDCIPANNSEVTDNA
- the THAP12 gene encoding 52 kDa repressor of the inhibitor of the protein kinase isoform X1, with the protein product MPNFCAAPNCTRKSTQSDLAFFRFPRDPARCQRWVENCRRADLEDKTPDQLNKHYRLCAKHFETSMICRSSPYRTVLRDNAVPTIFDLTSHLNNPHSRHRKRIKELSEDEIRTLKQQKIDDAFERKQATQESNENNEQNTASEEGGEEQEEKAVPLTLEERENKDYLKSLFEILILMGKQNIPLDGHNVDELPEGIFTSDNFQALLEYRINGGDEVLRKRFEMTAVNLEYCSKTQQKQMLEICENCVREETLREVRDSHFFSIVTDEVVDIAGEEHLPVLVRFVDDSHNLREEFIGFLPYEADPEILAVKFHATITEKWGLNMEYCRGQAYIVSSGFASKMKVVATRLLEKYPQAVYTLCSSCALNVWLAKSVPVVGVSIALGTIEEVCCLFNQSPQLLVELDNTISALFQDNDEKGNELKKICRSQWTGRHDTFEVLVDLLQALVLCLDAVSSDFSVRWNNFIVGRAFVLSSALTDFDFIVTIVIMKNVLSFTRAFGRNLQGQTSDVFFAAGSLTAVLHSLNEVMENIEVYHEFWFEEATNLATKLDVQIKLPGKFLRAQQGNFDPDMTSENYYKEILSVPTVEHIIQELKDIFSEQHLKALKCLSLVPSVMGQLKFNTSEEHHADMFKNDLPNPDTLSAELHCWRIKWKHRGKDIELPATIYEALHLPDIKFFPNVYALLKVLCLLPVMKVENEKYGLGRKRLKAYLKNTLTGQRSSNLALLNINLDIKHDLDLMVDTYIKLYPDKVEFQDCIPANNSEVTDNA